One Mesorhizobium sp. J428 DNA segment encodes these proteins:
- a CDS encoding branched-chain amino acid ABC transporter permease, which produces MAAAFQIERSTRTSRVTALVSLVLLVVLIAAPWWAGRANMRLLGEIYSFVALATLWNLMAGYAGLVSVGQQAFVGFGGYALFAFAMFLGVHPLVAVPLAGVAGALIALPIAPLLFRLQGAYFAIGTWVLAEVFRLSFAQVSSLGGGSGTSLPAGVVTGMAADRALREMAIYWTALAIAVVAVAYVIALLRSRAGLALTALRDSEIASESLGIDIWRTKLTVYVTVAGLTAMTGAMIFLQKLRISPDAAFSVNDWTAYVIFIAVIGGIGTIEGPIVGTILFFLLRETLADLGTTYLMVLGAVAILVMLRAPKGLWGWVSQRTGVTLVPVRRRVVFRD; this is translated from the coding sequence ATGGCGGCCGCTTTTCAGATCGAGCGTTCCACCCGAACGAGCCGCGTCACCGCGCTGGTCTCCCTGGTTCTGCTGGTCGTGTTGATCGCAGCACCCTGGTGGGCCGGGCGGGCCAATATGCGGCTGCTCGGCGAAATCTACTCCTTCGTTGCGCTAGCGACGCTGTGGAACCTCATGGCCGGCTATGCCGGGCTCGTCTCCGTGGGACAGCAAGCCTTTGTCGGCTTCGGCGGATATGCGCTGTTCGCATTTGCCATGTTCCTCGGCGTGCACCCGCTCGTCGCCGTGCCGCTCGCCGGTGTGGCAGGTGCACTCATCGCGCTGCCGATCGCGCCGCTGCTCTTTCGCCTGCAGGGCGCCTATTTCGCCATCGGCACATGGGTGCTGGCGGAGGTGTTCCGCCTCTCCTTTGCACAGGTTTCGTCGCTCGGCGGCGGCTCGGGCACCAGCCTGCCCGCCGGCGTGGTTACCGGCATGGCGGCCGACCGGGCGCTGCGGGAGATGGCAATCTACTGGACGGCGCTTGCCATCGCCGTCGTAGCGGTGGCTTACGTGATCGCGCTGCTGCGCTCCCGCGCCGGTCTGGCGCTCACCGCGCTGCGCGACAGCGAAATCGCCTCCGAGAGCCTTGGCATCGACATCTGGCGCACCAAGCTGACTGTCTACGTCACAGTGGCTGGGCTGACCGCGATGACTGGCGCGATGATCTTCCTGCAGAAGCTGCGCATCTCGCCGGACGCGGCCTTCAGCGTGAATGACTGGACCGCCTACGTCATCTTCATTGCAGTGATCGGCGGCATCGGCACGATCGAGGGACCGATCGTCGGCACCATCCTGTTCTTCCTGCTGCGTGAGACGTTGGCCGATCTCGGCACCACCTACCTGATGGTGCTGGGCGCTGTCGCCATCCTCGTCATGCTGCGCGCGCCCAAGGGCTTGTGGGGATGGGTGTCGCAACGCACGGGCGTGACGCTGGTGCCGGTGCGACGGCGTGTCGTGTTCCGTGACTGA
- a CDS encoding branched-chain amino acid ABC transporter permease, which produces MEWVNAILQGVLIGGLYALFAAGLSLIFGVMRLVNIAHGDMIVAAAYLALVVVQATGLHPLASAVIVVPLMAVLGYAMQRLLLNPTIGQDLLSPLLVTFGISVILQNGLLVAFTADSRRLAAGSIETASFHLAPGISLGVLPLVIFAASVLVILGLELIFYRTSLGRAFRATSDDPEIAQLMKLDRNHVFGMAMALSAAVVAIAGIFLAIRTNFDPSAGPARLIFGFEAVIIGGLGNLWGTLAGGVVLGVAQAIGAQISPGWQILAGHLVFFLVLALKPRGLFPRMD; this is translated from the coding sequence ATGGAATGGGTCAATGCAATCCTGCAAGGCGTGTTGATAGGCGGACTCTATGCGCTGTTTGCCGCGGGCCTCTCGCTGATCTTCGGCGTCATGCGCCTGGTTAATATCGCGCATGGCGACATGATTGTCGCGGCCGCCTATCTGGCGCTGGTGGTCGTGCAGGCAACGGGTCTCCACCCGCTCGCCTCGGCGGTGATCGTGGTGCCGCTGATGGCCGTGCTCGGCTACGCCATGCAACGGCTGCTGCTTAATCCGACTATCGGCCAAGACCTGTTGTCGCCGCTGCTCGTCACATTCGGCATTTCCGTCATTCTTCAGAACGGTCTTCTTGTCGCTTTCACGGCCGATAGCCGCCGACTGGCGGCGGGCAGCATCGAGACGGCGAGCTTCCATCTGGCGCCGGGCATCAGTCTCGGCGTGCTGCCGCTGGTGATATTCGCGGCCTCGGTGCTGGTCATCCTCGGCCTTGAGCTCATCTTCTACCGTACCAGTCTCGGCCGTGCTTTCCGTGCGACCTCCGACGATCCCGAAATAGCGCAGCTGATGAAGCTGGACCGCAACCATGTGTTCGGCATGGCGATGGCGCTTTCCGCTGCGGTGGTGGCCATTGCCGGCATTTTCCTCGCCATCCGTACCAATTTCGATCCGTCCGCCGGACCGGCGCGCCTGATCTTCGGTTTCGAGGCCGTCATCATCGGCGGACTCGGCAATCTCTGGGGTACGCTGGCCGGTGGTGTCGTCCTCGGGGTCGCACAGGCGATCGGCGCACAGATTTCGCCCGGCTGGCAAATCCTCGCCGGTCATCTCGTCTTTTTCCTGGTGCTGGCGCTGAAGCCGCGCGGCCTGTTCCCGAGGATGGACTAA
- a CDS encoding (2Fe-2S)-binding protein, with amino-acid sequence MIQVHFRSQDGSVTSVAGADGDSVMEIARNNGVHGIVAECGGSAMCATCHVYVSPDWLERIPPMSEFEDELLEGTGAPRMENSRLGCQIKVSDTLDGLEVTVPASQY; translated from the coding sequence ATGATCCAGGTGCATTTCAGGAGCCAGGACGGATCGGTCACATCAGTAGCCGGAGCGGATGGCGATTCCGTCATGGAGATCGCGCGCAACAACGGGGTTCACGGCATCGTCGCGGAGTGCGGAGGGTCGGCCATGTGTGCGACCTGCCACGTCTATGTCTCGCCGGACTGGCTCGAGCGGATTCCGCCAATGTCGGAGTTCGAAGACGAACTTCTTGAAGGGACGGGGGCCCCGCGGATGGAGAACAGCCGGCTCGGCTGCCAGATCAAGGTGAGCGACACGCTTGACGGGCTGGAAGTCACCGTGCCGGCTTCGCAGTATTGA
- a CDS encoding TRAP transporter substrate-binding protein, translated as MKLMPRLLAAAAAIFVATNVVSAETLRFSSFEPPVAMVTKQILTPWAKDVTDASNGALNVQIFAGGSLGRDPAQQLQLVEQGVADIAWVIPGYSPGRFQEGTVAELPFLVPNASAGSAAMWDMYEKGLLKGDYNKLKVLGIFTSFPNFVAATRPVEKPSDLQGVNFRAPGPTMLTAIKAIGAVPVGGITGPSIADSISKGLIVGTLTQWGAVETFRMADVITNYNTVPLGATPMLVVMNKAKYESLSEEARAALDKFSGAAFSKRFGELFDKSMEETRARIAASSKVKILDPDEALLTQWRDAVSVAQADWIAQNPDGQALYDAFSAAIAAHKAAVR; from the coding sequence ATGAAACTTATGCCTCGTCTACTGGCAGCGGCTGCGGCGATTTTTGTCGCGACCAACGTCGTTTCTGCGGAAACCCTACGCTTCTCCAGTTTTGAACCTCCCGTGGCCATGGTCACGAAGCAGATCCTCACACCCTGGGCAAAGGACGTTACGGATGCGTCCAACGGCGCTCTGAACGTTCAGATTTTCGCGGGAGGGTCACTGGGTCGAGATCCAGCTCAGCAGCTCCAGCTTGTGGAACAAGGCGTCGCCGATATTGCCTGGGTCATCCCCGGCTATTCGCCGGGTAGGTTCCAGGAGGGCACCGTTGCTGAATTGCCGTTCCTGGTTCCCAACGCGAGCGCCGGTTCGGCCGCAATGTGGGACATGTACGAAAAGGGATTGTTGAAGGGCGACTACAATAAGCTGAAGGTGCTCGGTATCTTTACGTCCTTCCCCAACTTCGTCGCTGCGACACGGCCTGTCGAAAAGCCGTCTGATCTGCAGGGCGTGAATTTCCGGGCCCCCGGGCCAACGATGCTGACCGCCATCAAGGCGATCGGCGCGGTGCCAGTCGGTGGCATTACGGGCCCTTCGATCGCCGACAGCATCAGCAAGGGTCTCATTGTGGGCACGCTGACGCAATGGGGCGCCGTTGAGACATTCCGAATGGCGGATGTGATCACAAACTACAACACCGTTCCGCTTGGGGCCACGCCCATGCTGGTGGTCATGAACAAGGCAAAGTACGAGTCGCTTTCCGAGGAGGCTAGGGCGGCCCTCGACAAGTTCTCGGGTGCTGCGTTCTCCAAGCGGTTCGGCGAGCTGTTCGACAAGTCGATGGAAGAAACGCGCGCACGCATCGCGGCCAGCTCCAAGGTCAAGATCCTTGACCCCGACGAGGCGCTCTTGACCCAATGGAGGGACGCAGTCAGCGTTGCCCAGGCCGACTGGATCGCCCAGAATCCCGACGGCCAGGCTCTCTACGACGCGTTCTCCGCAGCTATCGCCGCACACAAGGCCGCTGTGCGGTGA
- a CDS encoding TRAP transporter small permease: protein MKSVEARLRAASQTLALLGFAGLLGLAVMTSLDVLLRWLAGAPIQGVNDISAVVMAVVISASIPANLSMKQNISVEVFGSLAGGRAKSALSAFASLITLIFIVLVAWQFVPYAASLRTNGDRTWVLAWPVWPWWTAASVMMFLAAVVQLVVFLADLAALMRGNGPLEPDDDPVATDAHL from the coding sequence TTGAAATCGGTTGAAGCGCGCCTTCGTGCCGCATCCCAGACACTTGCCCTCCTCGGTTTCGCCGGCTTGCTTGGGCTCGCAGTCATGACATCACTTGATGTGCTCCTGCGCTGGTTGGCTGGAGCGCCCATCCAGGGCGTAAACGATATCAGTGCGGTCGTCATGGCGGTGGTGATCTCAGCAAGCATCCCCGCCAATCTCTCTATGAAGCAGAACATCTCCGTAGAGGTGTTCGGATCTCTGGCGGGTGGTCGGGCAAAGAGCGCACTGAGCGCCTTTGCGAGCCTCATTACGCTGATTTTCATCGTCCTCGTTGCCTGGCAATTCGTGCCCTATGCTGCCAGCTTGCGTACGAACGGCGACCGCACATGGGTGCTGGCATGGCCAGTATGGCCCTGGTGGACGGCAGCGAGCGTGATGATGTTCCTCGCAGCCGTCGTACAGCTGGTCGTGTTCCTAGCCGATCTGGCAGCGCTGATGCGCGGCAATGGTCCACTGGAACCAGACGATGACCCAGTCGCCACCGACGCTCACCTCTGA
- a CDS encoding TRAP transporter large permease, protein MDPLLLALFGFIAMMGLILLHVPIGVAMALVGMVGFAQIAGWGPALTLMASEPASAMANLDLAVIPLFMLMGSLAAAGGLASDVYNLAYALIGHRRGGLATTTIVASGGFGAICGSGVATTATFGRVAMPEMLSRGYREDLAAGSVAAGGTLGIIVPPSSMMILYAVLTEQSVLDLFAAGVVPAIMAIVFYVVAIQVKLMISPEAGPRGTRATAMERWLAVKQAWGVYILFAVVIGGIYSGIFTVNEAAAIGVMVAFLFALVRRRLGWQRFIKVLAEASAGTAMIYVMVFGATIFSYFMAVTGAAAFLVSAITQLPASPAGDHLHSTGSVYLPWGFLR, encoded by the coding sequence ATGGACCCGCTGCTGCTTGCCCTTTTCGGGTTCATCGCAATGATGGGCCTCATCCTCCTCCACGTCCCCATCGGCGTCGCCATGGCCTTGGTCGGTATGGTCGGGTTCGCCCAGATCGCAGGATGGGGCCCAGCCCTGACCCTGATGGCCAGTGAACCGGCATCGGCGATGGCGAACCTCGACCTCGCGGTCATCCCACTGTTCATGCTGATGGGCAGCCTCGCTGCCGCAGGCGGCCTTGCATCCGACGTCTACAATCTTGCCTACGCCCTCATCGGGCACCGTCGGGGCGGTCTGGCTACGACGACGATCGTCGCAAGTGGCGGCTTCGGTGCGATCTGCGGCTCCGGCGTAGCCACGACGGCGACATTCGGCCGGGTGGCAATGCCTGAAATGCTCTCGCGTGGTTACAGGGAGGATCTTGCTGCGGGGTCTGTTGCCGCAGGAGGCACGCTCGGCATCATCGTGCCTCCCTCCAGCATGATGATCCTCTACGCCGTCCTGACGGAACAGTCGGTCCTCGACCTGTTCGCCGCAGGTGTGGTGCCCGCCATCATGGCGATCGTCTTCTATGTCGTCGCGATACAAGTAAAGCTGATGATCAGCCCGGAAGCGGGTCCGCGGGGAACTCGAGCAACCGCCATGGAGCGGTGGCTGGCCGTGAAGCAGGCCTGGGGAGTCTACATCCTTTTCGCGGTGGTGATCGGCGGCATCTACTCCGGGATATTCACGGTCAATGAAGCCGCGGCTATCGGCGTTATGGTGGCCTTCCTGTTCGCGCTGGTCAGACGCAGGCTCGGATGGCAGCGCTTCATCAAGGTGCTCGCCGAAGCCAGCGCTGGCACGGCGATGATCTACGTCATGGTCTTCGGCGCGACGATCTTCTCCTACTTCATGGCAGTGACCGGCGCTGCCGCCTTCCTGGTGTCGGCAATCACGCAACTACCAGCATCCCCCGCAGGCGATCATCTTCACTCTACTGGTTCTGTATATCTTCCTTGGGGCTTTCTTCGATGA
- a CDS encoding 3-keto-5-aminohexanoate cleavage protein, whose translation MVDLSKKVIITCAVTGGIHTPTMSDALPFTPDDIARQSIEAAEAGAAILHLHARDPKDGRPTPDPAVFMQFLPRIKQATDAVINVTTGGGLNMTVEQRLAAPLQAKPEMCSLNMGSMNFGIFPLAERYSSWKYEWEEPYLRGTDDFIFRNTFRDIERILKLLGDQHGTKFEHECYDVGHLYNLAHFVDRRLVKPPFFVQMIFGILGGIGPDMDNLMFMKRTADRLFGTDYRWSVLAAGRFQIPFATQAAMLGGSVRVGLEDSLYIGRGRLAGSNAEQVAKIRTILTELGHEVATPAEARKILGLKGGDLVGF comes from the coding sequence ATGGTCGACCTGTCAAAGAAAGTCATCATCACCTGTGCCGTAACTGGCGGTATACATACGCCAACCATGTCGGATGCGCTGCCGTTCACGCCAGACGACATCGCCCGCCAGTCCATCGAAGCGGCGGAGGCGGGGGCTGCCATCCTGCACCTGCATGCCCGCGATCCGAAAGACGGCCGCCCGACTCCGGACCCGGCCGTGTTCATGCAGTTTCTGCCGCGCATCAAGCAGGCGACGGATGCCGTAATCAACGTCACGACCGGCGGAGGACTGAACATGACGGTCGAGCAACGGCTGGCCGCGCCGCTTCAGGCAAAGCCCGAAATGTGCTCGCTCAACATGGGCTCGATGAACTTCGGCATCTTTCCGCTGGCCGAACGCTATTCCTCCTGGAAGTACGAGTGGGAGGAGCCCTATCTGCGCGGCACGGACGATTTCATCTTCCGCAACACCTTCCGCGACATCGAACGCATTTTGAAGCTGCTGGGCGACCAGCACGGCACCAAGTTCGAGCATGAATGCTACGACGTCGGGCATCTCTACAACCTCGCGCATTTCGTCGACCGCCGCCTGGTGAAGCCGCCCTTCTTCGTACAGATGATCTTCGGCATCCTCGGCGGCATTGGACCGGACATGGACAATCTGATGTTCATGAAGCGCACCGCCGACCGCCTGTTCGGCACCGATTACAGATGGTCGGTGCTGGCCGCCGGGCGCTTCCAGATACCCTTCGCCACGCAGGCGGCAATGCTCGGCGGCTCGGTGCGCGTTGGGCTGGAGGACTCGCTCTATATCGGCCGCGGCAGGCTGGCCGGTTCAAATGCCGAACAGGTGGCCAAGATCCGCACCATTCTGACCGAACTGGGCCACGAGGTCGCCACACCCGCCGAGGCACGGAAGATTCTGGGGCTCAAGGGCGGTGACCTTGTGGGATTTTGA
- a CDS encoding cytochrome P450, whose amino-acid sequence MSASTKSASRLDNPSVYDVDIYSDEVIRDPYPHYQRIRDAGAAVWLPANGLWAIGRHADVRAGLADHETFTSGNGVSGNEAANRIAPGNLLASDPPLHDHLRRIVAAPLSPRGLNEVKGRIEATAEDLVDRLVRRGTFDGMTDLAQYLPVSIVSELVGMPEHGRENMLRWASAVFDMLGGANKRGEDALAVVMEMRAYTVNEATRDKVRPGGWVSMLYEAADKGLIRPEQVQMLMRDYLGPSLDTTIFATGHLLYLLGTNPEQWQMIRDDPSLIPNAINEAVRVESPIRGFTRYLASEKLVGDTLIPKGSRVLMLYASANRDERRWEKPETFDVKRVLTDHVGFGHGIHSCAGMQLARLEIRSILTSMVRRVKRIEVGHPVLTMNNVLRGYEHLPVSFIAN is encoded by the coding sequence ATGTCGGCTTCTACGAAATCTGCGAGCCGGTTGGACAACCCGTCCGTCTACGATGTTGACATCTATTCCGACGAGGTCATTCGCGATCCCTACCCGCACTACCAGCGTATTCGCGATGCGGGAGCTGCGGTCTGGCTACCTGCAAACGGGCTGTGGGCGATCGGTCGCCACGCGGATGTGCGCGCAGGCCTCGCAGACCACGAGACTTTCACATCCGGAAATGGCGTATCGGGAAACGAGGCTGCCAACAGGATTGCACCCGGGAACCTGCTCGCCTCCGATCCGCCGCTTCACGATCATCTGCGCCGCATCGTCGCCGCGCCGTTGAGTCCGCGCGGGCTGAACGAAGTCAAAGGCCGCATCGAGGCAACGGCGGAGGATCTCGTCGACCGGCTGGTCCGGCGCGGCACCTTCGACGGCATGACGGACCTTGCGCAATACCTTCCCGTTTCCATCGTCTCCGAGCTGGTCGGAATGCCGGAACACGGGCGTGAGAACATGCTGCGCTGGGCGAGTGCGGTGTTCGACATGCTCGGCGGTGCCAATAAACGCGGCGAGGATGCGCTCGCCGTCGTCATGGAGATGCGGGCTTACACAGTCAACGAAGCCACGCGGGACAAGGTGCGGCCGGGCGGCTGGGTGTCCATGCTGTATGAGGCGGCCGACAAGGGCCTCATTCGTCCCGAGCAGGTGCAGATGCTGATGCGGGATTACCTTGGGCCCAGTCTCGATACGACGATCTTCGCGACCGGTCACCTTTTGTATCTTTTGGGGACCAATCCCGAGCAGTGGCAGATGATCCGCGACGATCCCAGCCTGATACCCAATGCGATCAACGAGGCGGTCAGGGTGGAGTCGCCGATCAGGGGGTTTACCCGCTATCTCGCCAGCGAGAAGTTGGTCGGTGATACTCTGATCCCGAAAGGCTCGCGGGTGCTGATGCTCTATGCGTCGGCCAACCGGGACGAGCGGCGTTGGGAAAAGCCCGAAACCTTCGACGTGAAGCGGGTGCTGACCGATCACGTCGGCTTTGGGCACGGCATTCATTCATGCGCGGGGATGCAGTTGGCCAGGCTTGAGATCCGCAGCATTCTCACCTCGATGGTGAGGCGGGTGAAACGGATCGAGGTGGGTCATCCTGTCCTGACGATGAACAATGTCCTCAGAGGTTACGAACATCTGCCGGTGAGTTTCATCGCAAACTGA
- a CDS encoding ABC transporter ATP-binding protein, whose protein sequence is MAEPILALSGLKAGYGDFQALFGIDLQVQPGETLALIGANGAGKTTLLKAVTGLVPCKPDMVRFADTAIGGMRPDRIAALGVGLVPEGRRLFRSLSVEENLIIGGERALPGPWSLEKVYGLFPILKEKRKNPGTALSGGQQQMVAIGRALMANPRLILFDEISLGLAPVVIRDIYAVLPAIVATGVSAIMVEQDVSRALAVAQRFACLQEGRVSLAGRPDEHDRAAVTAAYFGTAH, encoded by the coding sequence ATGGCTGAGCCGATCCTCGCGCTGAGCGGCCTCAAAGCCGGCTATGGCGACTTCCAGGCGCTGTTTGGCATCGACCTGCAGGTTCAGCCCGGCGAGACGTTGGCGCTGATCGGCGCCAACGGCGCGGGCAAGACCACGTTGCTCAAGGCCGTCACCGGCCTTGTGCCGTGCAAACCGGACATGGTGCGCTTCGCCGACACCGCTATCGGCGGCATGCGGCCGGACCGTATCGCGGCGTTGGGGGTCGGCCTCGTGCCGGAGGGCCGCCGCCTGTTTCGTTCGCTGAGTGTCGAAGAAAATCTGATCATCGGCGGTGAGCGGGCGCTGCCCGGCCCGTGGTCGCTGGAGAAAGTCTACGGCCTGTTCCCGATCCTGAAGGAGAAGCGGAAGAACCCTGGCACCGCGCTGTCGGGCGGACAGCAGCAGATGGTCGCAATCGGCCGTGCGCTGATGGCAAACCCCAGACTGATCCTGTTCGACGAGATTTCGCTCGGCCTCGCTCCGGTTGTCATCCGCGACATCTACGCCGTGCTTCCGGCCATTGTCGCAACCGGCGTTTCGGCCATCATGGTCGAGCAGGACGTGAGCCGCGCGCTTGCCGTGGCACAGCGTTTCGCCTGTCTTCAGGAGGGGCGGGTGTCGCTCGCCGGGCGGCCAGACGAGCATGATCGCGCGGCCGTCACCGCCGCCTATTTTGGGACGGCTCACTGA
- a CDS encoding fumarylacetoacetate hydrolase family protein produces MRISSYVADGGVRSYGLVEGGAVRDVGEAFRHRFPTLRAALAAGALAALPAAAAASPRVPLDTVVLFPPIENPDKILCIGLNYMTHIKETGREAPSHPSIFTRYPSSLVGHAEPMVRPSVSTWFDFEGELAVVIGRAGRAIPEARAMDHVAGYTCFNDGSVRDYQRHTTQFWAGKNFDRSGSMGPWLVTADEFGNPAAQSMVTRLNGAVLQSTPISDLAFDIPKLIAYLSTVCELVPGDVIATGTPSGVGLFREPKLFMKAGDRIEVEISGIGTLSNPIVDEG; encoded by the coding sequence ATGCGTATAAGTTCGTATGTCGCCGACGGCGGCGTCAGGTCCTACGGCCTCGTCGAAGGGGGCGCCGTCAGGGATGTCGGCGAGGCGTTCAGGCACAGATTTCCTACCCTGCGTGCCGCCCTGGCGGCAGGAGCGCTCGCCGCCCTGCCGGCCGCCGCGGCCGCATCTCCCAGGGTTCCCCTCGACACCGTCGTGCTGTTTCCACCGATCGAGAACCCCGACAAGATCCTTTGCATCGGGCTCAACTACATGACCCATATCAAGGAGACTGGACGCGAAGCACCCAGCCATCCCTCCATCTTCACCCGCTATCCATCCTCGCTGGTGGGACATGCCGAGCCGATGGTGCGCCCTTCGGTCTCGACATGGTTCGACTTCGAAGGAGAACTCGCCGTCGTCATCGGCCGTGCCGGGCGGGCGATTCCTGAGGCCCGTGCGATGGACCACGTCGCGGGCTATACCTGCTTCAACGACGGATCGGTGCGGGATTACCAGCGCCACACGACTCAGTTCTGGGCCGGCAAGAACTTCGATCGCAGTGGTTCGATGGGGCCGTGGCTGGTTACCGCAGACGAATTCGGTAATCCCGCCGCGCAGTCGATGGTGACGAGGCTCAACGGCGCCGTCCTCCAGTCGACGCCGATCTCGGACCTCGCCTTCGATATCCCCAAGCTCATCGCCTACCTCTCCACCGTGTGCGAACTGGTGCCCGGCGACGTCATCGCCACCGGGACACCGAGCGGCGTAGGTCTGTTCCGCGAGCCCAAGCTATTCATGAAGGCGGGCGACCGCATCGAGGTCGAGATCTCCGGGATCGGGACATTGTCCAATCCCATTGTCGATGAAGGCTGA
- a CDS encoding TRAP transporter large permease subunit, giving the protein MAAMVITLPMVVPLVLSFGYDLVWWGIINVVVIGIGMLAPPIGINVMVLHSMYKSVPLRTIYVGILPFLCAEFARLTLLTLFPEITLWLPQMIR; this is encoded by the coding sequence GTGGCTGCCATGGTGATCACGCTGCCGATGGTCGTGCCCCTTGTGCTGTCGTTCGGCTACGATCTCGTCTGGTGGGGCATCATCAACGTCGTCGTCATCGGCATCGGCATGCTGGCTCCGCCGATCGGTATAAACGTCATGGTTCTCCATTCCATGTACAAATCGGTGCCGCTGAGGACAATTTACGTCGGCATCCTTCCGTTTCTTTGCGCCGAATTCGCGCGCCTTACCTTGCTGACCCTGTTCCCGGAAATCACCCTCTGGCTGCCGCAGATGATCCGGTGA
- a CDS encoding VOC family protein, whose translation MTLASLGYIGIRSTRTPEWQSFATNLLGMQQVDAGAGVRAFRMDDRKQRLVVTDDAGEGLGFMGWEVASAEALDLLASRLENAGVSVTLEPMILADQRQVIRLISFSDPEGNRIEVFCGPSIASDPFLPGRAISGFKTGSLGMGHAVLHARDVDLLLPFYRDLLGFRVTDYGLKPFKLYFFHLNGRHHSFAMVGTGRQGMHHFMVELISLDDVGQGYDLANQTEGQIAYTLGRHSNDHMISFYANSPSGFFVEHGWGARMIDPSTWKPHETFDGPSYWGHERLYLPEESADRLRPRDMRLDAARRGMRAPDPSTGCAWFDSVVRQE comes from the coding sequence ATGACCCTTGCTTCCCTCGGCTATATCGGAATCCGCTCCACGCGGACCCCGGAATGGCAATCGTTCGCTACGAACCTGCTTGGAATGCAGCAGGTTGATGCCGGCGCAGGTGTGCGAGCCTTTCGGATGGACGACCGCAAGCAGCGGCTCGTCGTTACCGACGACGCCGGTGAGGGGCTCGGTTTCATGGGCTGGGAGGTCGCTTCGGCGGAAGCACTGGATTTGCTGGCTTCGAGGCTGGAGAACGCGGGTGTCAGTGTCACCCTGGAGCCCATGATCCTGGCGGACCAGCGCCAAGTCATCCGGCTGATCTCTTTCTCCGACCCCGAGGGCAATCGCATCGAGGTCTTTTGCGGACCCTCCATAGCGAGTGACCCATTCCTGCCGGGCAGGGCGATCTCAGGGTTCAAGACGGGATCTCTCGGAATGGGGCATGCGGTGCTTCACGCGCGCGACGTTGACCTGCTGCTTCCATTCTATCGCGATCTGCTCGGCTTTCGCGTGACCGACTATGGACTGAAGCCCTTCAAACTCTACTTCTTCCACCTCAACGGCCGTCACCACAGTTTCGCTATGGTCGGCACCGGTCGTCAGGGAATGCATCATTTCATGGTTGAACTGATCAGCCTGGACGATGTGGGGCAGGGCTACGACCTCGCGAACCAGACTGAAGGTCAAATTGCCTATACGCTCGGGCGCCACTCAAACGATCACATGATCAGCTTTTATGCCAACAGCCCCTCCGGCTTCTTCGTCGAGCACGGCTGGGGCGCCCGCATGATCGACCCTTCCACCTGGAAACCTCACGAGACCTTCGACGGGCCAAGCTACTGGGGCCATGAGCGCCTCTACCTTCCCGAAGAGTCCGCGGACCGGTTACGCCCGCGCGACATGAGACTGGACGCCGCGCGGCGAGGCATGCGGGCGCCCGATCCATCGACCGGCTGCGCCTGGTTCGACAGTGTGGTCAGGCAGGAATGA